A single Candidatus Dormiibacterota bacterium DNA region contains:
- a CDS encoding FtsX-like permease family protein, translating into QAPALSLFLLLACAIIGSVVAVGGTAIAITASARRRSHETAALRLVGVPRRALYRGAVIEQVMLLGAAVILGLPAGALAARLALPVIPQFADTTPIVLHYQLPTVPLVTFAAAFVVLVVLTGLVAAAAVLHAAVPTRLREAEE; encoded by the coding sequence GGCAGGCGCCCGCGCTGTCGCTGTTCCTGCTGCTGGCGTGCGCGATCATCGGCTCGGTAGTCGCAGTCGGCGGCACCGCCATCGCAATCACCGCCAGCGCCAGGCGACGCTCCCACGAGACCGCCGCCCTGCGGCTGGTCGGGGTACCCCGCCGCGCGTTGTATCGCGGCGCGGTGATCGAGCAGGTGATGCTTCTCGGCGCCGCCGTCATCCTGGGGCTGCCGGCCGGAGCCCTCGCCGCTCGCCTCGCACTGCCGGTCATCCCCCAGTTCGCCGACACCACCCCAATCGTCCTGCATTACCAGCTCCCCACTGTCCCGCTGGTCACGTTCGCCGCTGCGTTCGTCGTCCTGGTGGTTCTCACCGGGCTGGTCGCCGCCGCGGCCGTGCTGCACGCGGCCGTCCCCACCCGACTTCGCGAGGCGGAGGAATGA
- a CDS encoding ATP-binding cassette domain-containing protein — MNAQRVRCQQLRHVYQVAGEQLIALDAIDLFLAPGSSNAIIGPSGSGKSTLVTLLAGLQRPTSGRVYLGQEEISRLPETALLRIRAEQVGVAMQNPSRNLLPYADAVDNIRFAQRGPRSYRRQTQLPDPEQLLDELGLAQLAGIPVDHLSGGERQRIALAVAAANRPGVLIADEPTSQLDAANRDRVVELLRHISTHLAATVIVVTHDPLVAIGLDRTIQLHEGRITEDTAA, encoded by the coding sequence ATGAACGCACAGCGGGTGCGCTGCCAGCAACTCCGGCACGTCTATCAGGTCGCCGGCGAGCAGCTGATCGCGCTAGACGCCATCGACCTATTCCTCGCTCCCGGCAGCAGCAACGCGATCATCGGACCGTCCGGGTCCGGCAAATCCACCCTGGTCACCCTCCTTGCCGGGCTGCAGCGGCCCACCTCCGGCCGCGTCTACCTCGGCCAGGAGGAGATCAGCAGGCTGCCCGAGACCGCGCTACTGCGGATCCGCGCCGAGCAGGTCGGCGTCGCAATGCAGAACCCGAGTCGCAACCTGCTCCCATACGCCGACGCAGTCGACAACATCCGCTTCGCCCAGCGTGGTCCGCGCAGCTACCGCCGTCAAACCCAGCTTCCCGACCCCGAGCAGCTGCTCGACGAACTTGGGCTGGCCCAGCTGGCCGGCATCCCCGTCGATCATCTCAGTGGCGGCGAGCGCCAACGCATCGCCCTCGCCGTAGCCGCGGCCAACCGTCCCGGCGTGCTGATCGCCGACGAACCCACAAGCCAGCTCGACGCCGCGAACCGCGACCGTGTCGTCGAACTCCTCCGCCACATCAGCACACACCTGGCAGCCACGGTCATCGTCGTCACCCACGACCCACTAGTCGCCATCGGCCTCGACCGCACCATCCAGCTGCACGAAGGCCGTATCACCGAAGACACCGCGGCATGA
- a CDS encoding ATP-binding cassette domain-containing protein: MTGPHTRPPEGTAPALGTREPPLGPLVATDVCYHRAGRTLLDHVSLLAPPGQVIAVTGPSGSGKSSLLALLGGLERPDAGTVRRHPPTARLGFVLQAFGLANLLTAAENIEIALQPRLAAGGLTRADIRRNTADMLERLGLSRNADHLVEELSGGQQQRVAIARALIGEPDILLADEFAAELDHTAKQQALELILAVARRGGIVVIATHDSDIAERCDQVLHLTDGHLHPQDEP; encoded by the coding sequence ATGACCGGACCCCACACCCGACCCCCGGAGGGCACAGCCCCGGCGCTGGGCACCCGGGAGCCACCACTAGGCCCCCTGGTCGCCACCGACGTCTGCTACCACCGCGCCGGGCGCACCCTGCTCGATCACGTCTCGCTCCTGGCGCCACCCGGCCAGGTCATCGCCGTCACCGGCCCGTCCGGCAGCGGCAAATCCAGCCTCCTCGCGCTCCTCGGCGGCCTCGAGCGTCCCGACGCGGGCACCGTCCGCCGCCATCCACCCACCGCCCGACTCGGGTTCGTCCTGCAGGCCTTCGGTCTGGCCAACCTGCTCACCGCCGCGGAAAACATCGAAATCGCGCTCCAGCCACGCCTCGCCGCCGGCGGACTCACCCGAGCCGACATACGTCGCAACACGGCAGACATGCTCGAGCGCCTCGGACTCAGCCGCAACGCCGACCACCTCGTCGAGGAACTGTCCGGGGGCCAGCAGCAACGCGTCGCCATCGCGCGCGCCCTCATCGGCGAACCCGACATCCTGCTCGCCGACGAATTCGCCGCCGAACTCGACCACACGGCCAAACAGCAAGCGCTCGAGCTCATTCTCGCCGTCGCACGCCGCGGAGGCATCGTCGTCATCGCCACCCACGACTCCGACATCGCCGAACGCTGCGA